A DNA window from Synechococcus sp. UW179A contains the following coding sequences:
- a CDS encoding IctB family putative bicarbonate transporter, which yields MAEASAPTPWLLRWQGLLPGSAAQQKRISDLAGIVLILLMAGLPVLTRTGLGLIMLACGALWLLWSLTRTPARIGTISGWLLLFLAVALLASGFSPVPSAAAKGLLKLVSYLGVYALMRQLLSVKPEWWDRLVAALLGGSLLSSLLALRQLYAPTEELARWADPNSVAEGTIRIYGPLGNPNLLAGYLVPILPIAMVAMIRWRGWGSRLYAATALTLGCASTLFSYSRGGWLGMVASVGALLLLLLLRYIRHWPAFWRRLLPLALLVVTGVVLAIAATQLEPIRTRVASLLAGRGDSSNNFRINVWLAAIDMIQDRPWLGIGPGNAAFNSVYPLYQQPKFNALSAYSVPLEILVETGIPGLIACLGLGVASIRNGLRALTANSELALPCLGCLAAIAGLLIQGAADTIFFRPEVQISGWFCLATLSQMPRNS from the coding sequence ATGGCTGAGGCTTCGGCCCCGACCCCCTGGCTGCTGCGCTGGCAAGGACTCCTGCCAGGTTCCGCGGCACAGCAGAAGCGCATTAGCGACCTGGCGGGGATTGTGCTGATCCTGCTGATGGCCGGACTGCCAGTGCTTACGCGTACAGGCCTGGGGTTGATCATGCTGGCCTGCGGAGCCCTCTGGCTGCTCTGGTCACTTACTCGGACTCCCGCTCGCATTGGCACGATCAGTGGCTGGCTGCTGCTATTCCTGGCAGTGGCGTTACTGGCCAGCGGTTTTTCACCCGTACCGAGCGCCGCCGCCAAAGGGCTCCTGAAATTGGTCAGCTACCTCGGCGTGTATGCACTGATGCGCCAGCTGCTGAGTGTGAAGCCTGAATGGTGGGACCGTTTAGTCGCGGCCTTGCTGGGAGGATCTCTGCTCAGCAGCTTGCTGGCATTACGTCAGCTTTATGCCCCCACAGAGGAGCTCGCTCGCTGGGCCGATCCCAACTCGGTGGCGGAGGGCACCATCCGCATTTACGGGCCACTGGGCAACCCCAACCTGCTGGCGGGGTACCTCGTTCCCATCCTGCCCATCGCCATGGTGGCCATGATCCGATGGCGTGGCTGGGGATCCAGGCTCTACGCCGCTACAGCACTGACTCTTGGCTGTGCTTCAACACTGTTCAGCTATAGCCGCGGAGGCTGGCTCGGCATGGTGGCCTCAGTGGGTGCACTGCTGCTACTGCTGCTGCTCCGCTACATCCGCCACTGGCCAGCGTTCTGGCGACGGCTTCTGCCCCTGGCGCTGCTTGTGGTCACGGGGGTGGTGCTCGCCATTGCTGCCACTCAGCTGGAACCGATCCGCACCAGAGTCGCCAGCCTGCTGGCAGGTCGAGGCGACAGTTCCAACAATTTCCGCATCAACGTCTGGCTGGCAGCCATCGACATGATCCAGGACCGTCCCTGGCTGGGCATCGGCCCAGGGAATGCAGCCTTCAACAGCGTTTACCCTCTCTACCAGCAACCGAAGTTCAACGCCCTCAGCGCCTATTCAGTACCGCTTGAAATCCTCGTTGAAACGGGCATCCCTGGCCTAATCGCCTGCCTGGGGCTCGGGGTTGCCAGCATCCGCAATGGCTTACGAGCACTCACCGCAAACTCAGAACTTGCTCTTCCCTGCCTGGGCTGCCTGGCGGCCATTGCCGGATTGCTCATCCAGGGCGCAGCCGACACGATCTTCTTCCGCCCGGAAGTGCAAATCAGCGGATGGTTCTGCCTCGCCACCCTGAGCCAGATGCCCCGGAACTCTTGA
- a CDS encoding BadF/BadG/BcrA/BcrD ATPase family protein, with protein MVLPRHPEPDAPELLNKPLPILAGFDAGQTNCRCRLSVWENGKLKRVADGSGPGVSHLDADDGEERFRSAIRASLNSARLDWTQRLGLNPDEAEPISAAAIGASGIEVGTPVQARGGALLASELQLPEARCLATGDERTALRGAFPDQAGIVLISGTGMIVVGRDSNGREHRCGGWGWRLDGAGSAFDIGHHALQLSVKMADGRAADGPLRHRLWDALNCRSAAELKSLVVSPFHEVADQAKLAPLVDAAAAEGDAAARAILQQSASALALAVGATAQALDLKTQSLGARGGALEHLSEFRQLVNKAIFELLPESTWQSASGDACDGALACALERSALKPH; from the coding sequence ATGGTTCTGCCTCGCCACCCTGAGCCAGATGCCCCGGAACTCTTGAACAAGCCCTTGCCCATCCTGGCTGGTTTTGATGCCGGTCAAACCAATTGCCGCTGCCGGCTCAGTGTCTGGGAGAACGGGAAGCTGAAGAGAGTCGCTGACGGTTCAGGGCCTGGAGTGAGTCATCTGGATGCCGATGACGGCGAAGAGCGCTTTCGCTCTGCCATCCGCGCCAGCCTCAACAGTGCCCGACTCGACTGGACCCAGCGATTGGGACTCAATCCCGATGAGGCAGAACCGATCAGTGCTGCTGCAATCGGAGCGAGCGGCATTGAGGTTGGGACTCCCGTGCAGGCGAGGGGCGGAGCGCTTCTCGCTTCAGAGCTACAGCTACCCGAAGCTCGCTGTCTGGCAACCGGCGACGAACGCACCGCCTTGCGGGGCGCATTCCCCGACCAGGCGGGCATCGTGCTGATCAGTGGTACCGGAATGATTGTGGTTGGTCGGGATTCCAATGGCCGCGAGCATCGTTGCGGGGGCTGGGGCTGGCGTCTGGATGGCGCGGGATCTGCCTTTGACATTGGCCATCATGCACTTCAACTGAGCGTGAAGATGGCCGACGGCCGTGCTGCTGATGGGCCCCTGCGCCATCGGCTCTGGGATGCACTGAACTGTCGCAGCGCCGCCGAACTCAAATCTCTCGTGGTGAGCCCCTTCCATGAAGTCGCCGATCAGGCAAAGTTAGCGCCGCTGGTCGACGCTGCAGCCGCAGAAGGAGATGCAGCCGCTCGGGCAATCCTCCAGCAGTCGGCCTCAGCGCTCGCTCTGGCAGTAGGTGCCACTGCTCAGGCACTCGATCTGAAGACGCAATCACTAGGCGCCCGCGGGGGAGCACTGGAGCATTTGTCAGAGTTCCGTCAACTCGTCAACAAAGCAATCTTCGAGCTGCTGCCGGAGAGCACTTGGCAGTCAGCGTCGGGGGATGCCTGTGATGGTGCGCTGGCCTGCGCCCTGGAACGATCTGCCCTCAAGCCACATTGA
- the glmM gene encoding phosphoglucosamine mutase, producing the protein MASPAAHPLGSLQSPEVSFGTDGLRGRVGSAITPALALQVGFWCGRVLPPDGPVLIGMDSRCSGSMVVAALTAGLTAAGREVWTLGLCPTPAVPGLIRRFQASGGLMVSASHNPPEDNGIKVFGPDGSKLGSALQSRIESGLRGETDAAGPVSACGAASHRAELLEHYRDSLLSSVQHQRLDGVPIVLDLCWGSATACGAEVFRSLGADLTLLHAVADGERINVGCGSTHLGPLRKAVIERGAAMGFAFDGDADRMLAVDGRGRVVDGDHVLYLWGSVLQDSGALPDQRLVATVMSNLGFERAWQARGGQLERTPVGDQHVHAAMVSSGAALGGEQSGHILSSAHGLAGDGVLTALQLATLCHGQQMTLEDWLDRSFQAYPQKLVNVRVTDLARRKGWAECAPLRELVDEAKRSMADDGRVLVRASGTEPLLRVMVEAAEADVVELWTGRLAEAADRHLNVA; encoded by the coding sequence ATGGCCTCTCCTGCTGCCCATCCGCTTGGCTCACTCCAGTCCCCCGAGGTCAGTTTCGGGACAGATGGTTTGCGGGGGCGCGTCGGTTCGGCGATCACTCCTGCTCTGGCATTGCAGGTGGGTTTCTGGTGCGGGCGAGTCTTGCCACCGGATGGTCCCGTCCTGATCGGGATGGATTCCCGCTGCAGCGGTTCGATGGTTGTGGCAGCACTGACCGCAGGCCTAACTGCTGCAGGTCGCGAGGTCTGGACTCTTGGCCTTTGTCCCACACCGGCGGTTCCAGGCCTCATCCGTCGCTTTCAGGCATCGGGTGGGCTGATGGTTTCTGCAAGTCACAACCCGCCTGAAGACAATGGCATCAAAGTGTTCGGGCCTGACGGCAGCAAGCTGGGTTCTGCGTTGCAAAGCCGCATCGAATCCGGTCTGCGTGGAGAAACTGATGCTGCTGGGCCGGTGAGCGCCTGTGGAGCTGCAAGCCACCGCGCTGAATTGCTGGAGCACTATCGCGACAGTCTGCTGAGCAGCGTTCAGCATCAGCGTCTGGATGGCGTACCGATCGTGCTCGATCTGTGTTGGGGTTCTGCCACCGCCTGCGGTGCAGAGGTCTTCCGCTCACTTGGGGCCGACCTCACCCTGCTGCATGCAGTCGCTGACGGCGAACGCATCAACGTGGGTTGTGGATCCACCCATCTTGGCCCTCTGCGTAAGGCGGTGATCGAACGTGGCGCGGCCATGGGCTTCGCTTTCGATGGTGATGCCGATCGGATGCTTGCAGTCGACGGTCGTGGCCGCGTGGTTGATGGTGACCACGTCCTCTATCTCTGGGGATCTGTGCTTCAAGACAGCGGTGCTCTGCCTGATCAGCGCCTGGTCGCCACGGTGATGTCCAACCTTGGATTTGAGCGGGCCTGGCAGGCGAGAGGTGGGCAGCTGGAGCGGACTCCGGTGGGAGACCAGCATGTGCACGCGGCCATGGTGAGTAGTGGTGCAGCTCTTGGAGGTGAACAGTCCGGACACATCCTTTCTTCAGCCCATGGACTCGCCGGGGATGGGGTTCTTACTGCCCTTCAGCTCGCCACTCTCTGCCATGGCCAGCAGATGACTCTCGAGGATTGGCTTGACCGCAGCTTCCAGGCCTATCCCCAGAAGCTGGTGAATGTACGAGTCACAGACTTAGCCCGTCGCAAGGGTTGGGCCGAGTGCGCCCCGCTGCGAGAGCTGGTCGACGAAGCAAAACGTTCGATGGCCGACGACGGCAGGGTTTTGGTGCGCGCAAGCGGCACCGAACCTCTGTTGCGGGTGATGGTGGAAGCGGCTGAAGCGGATGTGGTGGAACTCTGGACCGGTCGCCTGGCTGAGGCCGCAGACCGCCATCTCAATGTGGCTTGA
- the ileS gene encoding isoleucine--tRNA ligase — protein MSKETRDANAEGRPSYKDTLNLLQTGFGMRANAVKREPELQAFWAEQGIDLKLGLNNPGGVFTLHDGPPYANGPLHMGHALNKVLKDVINKYQILRGRKVRYIPGWDCHGLPIELKVLQSMDQEQRQALTPIKLRKKAAAYASKQVDSQMKGFQRWGIWADWQQPYLTLQKDYEAAQIRVFGDMVLKGHIYRGLKPVHWSPSSQTALAEAELEYPDDHTSPSVYVAFPAVELPPVLRDALTAAGIALPSDADALGQAFQVAIWTTTPWTLPANLAVSVNERLDYALADDGKGRLLLVAADLIDSLATTLELPLVRKATVKGALLAGLTYRHPLLDRTSPVVIGGEYITTESGTGLVHTAPGHGVDDFHTGQKNGLPVLCPVDAAGNLTEEAGPFAGLNVLKDANPAIIEALETARALLKQEAYGHRYPYDWRTKKPTIFRATEQWFASVDGFRQQALDAIDQVEWTPTSGRNRIEAMVKERGDWCISRQRTWGVPIPVFYNRSGGDVLLNADTLAHIEALIGEHGADVWWEKDEADLLPPAYADQADQWRKGTDTMDVWFDSGSSWAAVSSQKETLSYPADLYLEGSDQHRGWFQSSLLTSVAVNGHAPYQRVLTHGFALDEKGRKMSKSLGNVVDPMVIIEGGKNQKQEPAYGADVLRLWVSSVDYSADVPIGAGILRQLADVYRKVRNTSRYLLGNLHDFNPAGDAVPVAELPLLDRWMLQRTAEVMDEITEAFESYEFFRFFQLLQNFCVTDLSNFYLDIAKDRLYVSAPCDHRRRSCQTVMSLIIERLAGLIAPVLCHMAEDIWQNLPYEVEERSIFNRGWPTVPPEWRDPSLSEPIQRLRELRAAVNRVLEDCRSRQELGASLEAAVRIETRKPELESALNWLNENGNAEADGLRDWLLVSQLQLGGEPWAELLANQTDDTAIIEVSRARGIKCERCWHYESDVGQHSQHPALCGRCCSVLNRRDHQLA, from the coding sequence GTGAGCAAGGAGACGCGCGACGCCAACGCCGAAGGACGCCCCTCCTACAAGGACACGCTCAACCTGCTGCAAACCGGCTTCGGCATGCGCGCCAATGCTGTGAAGCGAGAACCGGAGCTGCAGGCGTTCTGGGCCGAACAAGGAATCGACCTGAAGCTCGGCCTCAACAATCCTGGGGGAGTCTTCACGCTGCACGACGGACCGCCCTACGCCAACGGCCCCCTGCACATGGGCCACGCCTTGAACAAGGTTCTCAAGGATGTGATCAACAAGTATCAAATCCTGCGGGGACGCAAGGTTCGGTACATCCCTGGATGGGACTGCCATGGCCTGCCGATCGAGCTGAAGGTGCTGCAGTCGATGGATCAGGAACAGCGCCAAGCACTCACTCCCATCAAGCTGCGCAAAAAGGCTGCCGCCTACGCCAGCAAGCAGGTCGACAGCCAAATGAAGGGGTTTCAACGCTGGGGCATCTGGGCCGACTGGCAGCAGCCCTACCTCACTCTTCAGAAGGACTATGAAGCAGCCCAGATCAGGGTTTTCGGCGACATGGTTCTCAAAGGGCACATCTACCGGGGCCTCAAACCAGTGCATTGGAGCCCCAGTTCGCAAACAGCGCTGGCTGAGGCTGAGCTCGAATATCCCGATGACCACACCAGCCCCAGCGTTTACGTGGCCTTCCCAGCCGTTGAATTGCCCCCGGTCCTGCGTGACGCCCTGACAGCAGCGGGAATCGCCTTGCCAAGCGATGCCGATGCCCTCGGCCAGGCTTTTCAGGTGGCGATCTGGACCACAACTCCCTGGACGCTTCCGGCCAACCTGGCGGTCTCGGTCAACGAACGGCTGGACTACGCCCTGGCCGACGATGGCAAGGGGCGATTGCTTTTGGTTGCCGCTGACCTGATCGACTCCCTCGCCACAACACTCGAGTTACCACTCGTCCGCAAAGCAACAGTCAAAGGAGCTCTGCTCGCTGGACTGACGTATCGCCATCCCCTACTGGATCGCACCAGTCCCGTTGTGATTGGCGGTGAATACATCACCACGGAATCAGGCACAGGCCTGGTGCATACCGCTCCCGGACACGGTGTTGATGACTTTCACACGGGACAGAAAAACGGACTGCCGGTTCTCTGCCCTGTCGATGCAGCAGGAAACCTCACGGAGGAGGCGGGACCCTTCGCCGGCCTCAACGTCCTGAAGGACGCCAACCCAGCAATCATCGAGGCGCTTGAGACGGCGAGAGCGCTGCTCAAGCAGGAGGCCTACGGGCACCGCTACCCCTATGACTGGCGCACGAAAAAGCCCACGATTTTCCGCGCTACTGAACAATGGTTCGCCTCCGTGGACGGCTTCCGCCAGCAGGCCCTCGATGCCATTGATCAAGTCGAGTGGACTCCCACTTCAGGGCGCAACCGCATCGAAGCGATGGTGAAGGAACGGGGCGACTGGTGCATCTCACGTCAGCGCACCTGGGGTGTGCCGATCCCAGTCTTCTACAACCGCAGTGGAGGCGACGTTCTGCTCAACGCCGACACGCTTGCTCACATCGAAGCGCTGATCGGCGAACACGGTGCAGACGTGTGGTGGGAAAAGGACGAGGCCGATCTACTGCCGCCCGCCTATGCCGATCAAGCGGATCAGTGGCGCAAGGGCACCGACACGATGGACGTCTGGTTCGACTCCGGCTCCAGCTGGGCAGCAGTCTCCAGCCAGAAAGAGACCCTCAGCTACCCCGCCGATCTCTACCTAGAGGGCTCCGACCAACATCGCGGCTGGTTCCAGAGCTCACTGCTCACATCGGTAGCAGTCAATGGCCATGCCCCTTACCAACGGGTGCTCACCCACGGTTTCGCCCTCGATGAGAAGGGTCGCAAGATGAGCAAATCGCTGGGCAACGTTGTTGACCCGATGGTGATCATCGAGGGCGGCAAGAATCAGAAGCAGGAGCCTGCCTACGGCGCAGATGTGCTGCGCCTGTGGGTGAGCTCGGTTGACTACTCCGCTGATGTGCCGATTGGTGCCGGGATCTTGCGTCAGCTCGCGGATGTTTACCGCAAGGTTCGCAACACCAGCCGCTACCTGCTTGGCAACCTCCACGACTTCAATCCTGCCGGCGACGCGGTTCCTGTGGCTGAGCTGCCACTGCTGGACCGCTGGATGCTGCAGCGCACTGCGGAGGTGATGGATGAAATCACGGAAGCGTTCGAGAGCTATGAGTTCTTCCGCTTCTTTCAGTTGCTGCAGAACTTTTGCGTCACCGATCTGTCGAACTTCTATCTCGACATCGCCAAAGACAGGCTCTATGTGAGTGCCCCTTGCGACCATCGACGGCGGAGCTGCCAGACCGTGATGTCTTTGATCATCGAACGCCTGGCCGGCCTGATTGCTCCAGTGCTTTGCCACATGGCCGAGGACATCTGGCAGAACCTGCCCTACGAGGTCGAGGAGAGATCAATTTTCAACCGCGGCTGGCCGACAGTTCCGCCCGAGTGGCGCGATCCCAGCCTTAGCGAACCCATTCAGCGATTGCGCGAGCTGCGTGCTGCGGTGAACAGAGTTCTTGAAGACTGCCGCAGCCGACAGGAACTAGGGGCATCGCTGGAGGCAGCCGTCAGAATCGAAACCCGCAAGCCCGAGCTGGAATCAGCCCTTAACTGGTTAAACGAGAACGGCAACGCGGAAGCCGATGGCCTGCGCGACTGGCTACTGGTCTCACAACTGCAACTAGGAGGAGAGCCCTGGGCCGAACTCTTGGCCAACCAGACCGACGACACCGCGATCATTGAGGTGAGCAGAGCGCGTGGAATCAAATGCGAACGCTGCTGGCACTACGAAAGCGATGTCGGACAGCACAGCCAGCATCCGGCACTCTGCGGACGCTGCTGCAGTGTTCTAAATCGACGTGATCACCAGCTGGCCTGA
- the trmB gene encoding tRNA (guanosine(46)-N7)-methyltransferase TrmB — protein sequence MRQHVNPLSRFFQLPLELPGPDQLFDSAHRPLHLDIGCARGVCLLELSALKPDWNHLGVEIRRPLVLAAQRDRDRLERHNLHYLFCNANISLEGWLAELSRDQLQLVSIQFPDPWFKRRHRKRRVMQPSLLLAIAAALSPNRELFLQSDVLEVVEPMVTLVELSGCFERPSEDSRPWRADNPLPVPTERERYAEEQGLPAYRVLYRRNKQPLPEREELEIAWQRVDNPADVPLNH from the coding sequence ATGCGGCAGCACGTCAATCCCCTCAGCCGCTTCTTTCAACTGCCCTTAGAGCTGCCCGGGCCCGATCAGCTGTTCGACTCAGCACATCGCCCCCTTCATCTGGATATCGGCTGCGCCCGAGGCGTCTGTCTTTTAGAACTGTCAGCACTGAAACCCGATTGGAATCATTTAGGAGTGGAAATCAGACGTCCGCTCGTGCTGGCAGCCCAGCGTGACCGCGACCGACTGGAGCGACATAACCTCCATTACCTCTTTTGCAACGCCAACATCAGCCTGGAAGGCTGGCTTGCGGAGCTGTCCAGAGATCAGTTGCAGCTGGTGAGCATCCAATTCCCAGATCCCTGGTTCAAGCGTCGCCACCGCAAACGCCGGGTGATGCAGCCCTCTCTGCTGCTAGCAATCGCGGCAGCGCTCAGCCCCAATCGCGAACTGTTTTTGCAAAGCGATGTCTTGGAGGTGGTGGAACCCATGGTGACCCTTGTGGAACTGAGCGGTTGCTTTGAGCGTCCCAGCGAAGACAGCCGTCCCTGGCGAGCCGACAATCCCCTGCCGGTGCCGACGGAACGCGAGCGCTACGCGGAGGAGCAGGGGCTGCCCGCCTACAGGGTGCTATACCGCCGCAACAAACAGCCACTACCGGAGCGGGAAGAACTGGAGATCGCCTGGCAACGGGTCGATAATCCTGCTGATGTTCCTCTCAATCACTGA
- a CDS encoding FIST N-terminal domain-containing protein, translated as MVPFNPLDWFRSRGLQARCRHALSSKPSLEDAARDVTTALGSNEADLALVFISSHFASDLTRLLPLLQQRLNAKHWLGCLGGGVVGTTTAGEAHELERTPALSITLLNLPGAELSSFSLDSTQLPDLDGAAKNWQDWVGVNPAHSRSMLLLLDPGCNSINDLVSGLDYAYPGIAKVGGIAVPHNADHGSLLYDNQVVGGAIGLSIGGTWSLDPVVAQGCRPIGPVFAIEQAQRNVLLELSDGDRRASPVACLQRVLADLSAEDRELVQHSLFLGVEREELVADAMLAGLNQGGVSADRPERAFLVRNLIGVDPRNGAVAVADRVRAGQNVQFQLREAQASRLEARQLLQSRRDQSSESAPLMGVLFACMGRGKGLFGNPDGDVTIAREVFPQLPVAGSFCNGEIGPLGGATHLHGYTACWGLLRCDPPESEAVPRS; from the coding sequence ATGGTTCCGTTTAATCCTCTCGACTGGTTCCGGAGCCGCGGGCTGCAGGCCCGATGCCGACATGCCCTTTCCAGCAAGCCTTCTCTTGAGGACGCTGCACGGGACGTGACCACTGCTCTGGGCTCAAATGAGGCCGATCTAGCGTTGGTCTTTATCTCGAGTCACTTCGCGAGCGATCTGACCCGCCTTCTACCCCTGCTGCAACAACGCCTCAACGCCAAACACTGGCTGGGTTGTCTGGGAGGTGGGGTCGTTGGCACCACAACCGCAGGGGAAGCCCATGAGCTGGAACGCACTCCAGCACTCAGCATCACTCTCCTCAACCTTCCAGGGGCTGAACTGAGCAGCTTCAGTCTCGACAGCACCCAACTGCCCGATCTTGATGGAGCCGCCAAGAACTGGCAGGACTGGGTGGGGGTGAACCCTGCCCACAGTCGTTCGATGTTGCTGCTGCTCGATCCGGGATGTAATTCCATCAACGATCTGGTCAGCGGACTGGATTACGCCTACCCCGGTATCGCCAAAGTCGGAGGCATCGCTGTCCCTCACAACGCTGATCATGGCTCACTGCTCTACGACAATCAGGTTGTCGGGGGAGCAATTGGGCTCAGCATCGGCGGAACCTGGAGCCTGGATCCAGTGGTCGCCCAGGGATGCCGACCGATCGGACCGGTCTTCGCCATCGAACAGGCTCAACGCAACGTTCTGCTCGAACTGAGTGACGGCGACCGCCGCGCCAGTCCGGTGGCCTGCCTGCAGCGTGTGCTCGCCGATCTCAGCGCCGAGGACAGGGAGCTGGTACAGCACTCACTGTTCCTGGGTGTGGAGCGGGAGGAATTGGTTGCGGACGCCATGCTGGCTGGGCTGAATCAGGGCGGCGTATCAGCCGATCGCCCCGAAAGAGCCTTTCTGGTGCGCAATCTGATCGGCGTTGATCCCCGCAACGGCGCTGTTGCAGTTGCCGATCGCGTCCGTGCTGGACAAAACGTGCAGTTCCAGCTGCGTGAAGCGCAGGCATCCAGACTGGAAGCCCGACAGCTGTTGCAGAGCCGGCGGGATCAAAGCAGCGAGTCAGCACCACTGATGGGAGTCCTATTCGCCTGTATGGGCCGGGGCAAAGGCCTGTTCGGCAACCCTGATGGCGATGTGACCATCGCTCGCGAGGTCTTTCCGCAACTTCCGGTTGCTGGCAGCTTCTGCAATGGCGAGATCGGACCTCTTGGGGGTGCCACACATCTGCACGGTTACACCGCCTGCTGGGGTCTGTTGCGCTGCGATCCGCCCGAATCTGAGGCTGTACCGCGGTCCTGA
- a CDS encoding DUF3177 family protein, which produces MSDFTTRTLVWLTYRLGATIALGIPLVLLIWSGLRRDPALVRLLGIYWKVASLLAISVLLLTDQRPIGYLTAFLAPLLMAASLWFWVDLNEELADSPPGRALPFTVRVWRWSLTVFAVFAAVMSGSALGCTRQLGTDACRVWLEAPQGLHRVAERVFDFVFGGEWTMAVAAFIGYVALVAYVVGLLQWALVRLPKQGRVAGDF; this is translated from the coding sequence GTGTCCGATTTCACAACACGCACCCTGGTGTGGCTGACCTATCGCCTGGGGGCAACGATTGCTCTCGGGATTCCGCTGGTGCTTCTGATCTGGTCGGGGCTGCGACGTGACCCTGCCCTAGTGAGGTTGCTCGGGATCTACTGGAAAGTGGCGAGCCTGCTGGCCATCAGCGTGCTGTTGCTTACTGATCAACGGCCGATCGGTTATCTCACGGCATTCCTCGCTCCTCTGCTGATGGCTGCGTCTCTGTGGTTCTGGGTTGACCTTAATGAGGAGCTGGCCGACAGCCCTCCTGGTCGTGCGCTGCCGTTCACGGTGCGGGTCTGGCGATGGTCCCTCACAGTTTTCGCTGTGTTCGCTGCCGTGATGTCCGGTTCGGCACTGGGCTGCACCCGTCAGCTTGGGACTGATGCCTGTCGGGTGTGGCTGGAGGCACCCCAGGGGCTGCATCGGGTCGCTGAGCGGGTGTTTGACTTCGTCTTCGGCGGTGAGTGGACGATGGCCGTTGCCGCGTTCATTGGATACGTGGCGCTGGTGGCTTATGTCGTGGGTCTGTTGCAGTGGGCTCTGGTGCGTCTTCCTAAGCAGGGAAGGGTCGCAGGGGATTTCTGA
- a CDS encoding Ycf66 family protein codes for MLATIAGDLCLLMGLAVLLLPLLATELSRPRDGVWGGVVLLLGLVLVTSSDRLRGAPMLAVICSALLISRLGAEVAQSRWQHLSQDEQQRLQSKERWATSVQQLGTSVTTLLGNIGAAVGNLKPEPPAANREEGSNRSGKRWVRPENSNQQGSPEQALKTALEKPKEAKAPKSASEDG; via the coding sequence ATGCTGGCCACAATCGCCGGAGACCTCTGTCTGCTGATGGGCCTGGCGGTACTGCTGCTGCCCTTGCTCGCCACTGAGCTGAGCCGGCCCAGGGATGGGGTTTGGGGAGGCGTTGTGCTGTTACTCGGCCTGGTTTTGGTTACCAGCAGTGACCGCCTTCGCGGCGCACCGATGCTGGCCGTCATTTGCAGTGCATTGCTCATCAGTCGACTGGGCGCAGAAGTGGCCCAATCACGCTGGCAACATCTCAGCCAGGACGAGCAACAGCGCCTGCAATCCAAAGAACGTTGGGCGACGAGCGTGCAACAACTCGGAACTTCCGTCACCACCCTTCTAGGCAATATCGGTGCTGCTGTCGGCAACCTGAAACCTGAGCCACCCGCTGCCAATCGTGAAGAAGGCAGTAACCGCAGCGGCAAACGCTGGGTTCGCCCAGAGAACTCCAACCAGCAAGGCAGCCCGGAGCAAGCTCTTAAAACAGCCCTGGAGAAGCCCAAGGAGGCAAAGGCACCCAAGTCGGCCAGCGAAGACGGATAA